One segment of Treponema vincentii F0403 DNA contains the following:
- a CDS encoding FTR1 family iron permease yields the protein MYITQNKKHTFAAILFALSFIFIPVSGLYAANDEEVLDSWTGIVKKMEVHLNNAYDLYTQGKSKEAYDEVNVAYFRFYESKGMEKITMGYLSGARKTTVENAFYEYRRNVYSDKDSEMVKAHKDKLIAMLYHDAAELDGTLDESGSETANTAQSAVVATFISCFVLVLREGLEAILVIAAIIAYLVKTGKKKYIMSVYVGALGGILVSILLAFLFGAVAGAQSGIAQEVFEGIGMFVAVIVLFYVSNWMLSKSETEAWERYIHKKVEASVSTGNKWVLIFAAFIAVAREGAELILFFQGVPIHGTSGRNAMILAIVLSAVVLIAVFLVFRFLTVRLPLKPFFLVTSVLMYAMCFSFTGKGVSELQAAGVVNKTVIPWMGFEMDFLGIYATYESLIPQIIVLAVIIIMSVVYAKKNKQQRAQIEAEKAKIGQK from the coding sequence ATGTATATTACACAGAATAAAAAACATACCTTTGCCGCAATTTTGTTCGCTTTATCGTTCATATTTATTCCGGTTAGCGGACTGTATGCCGCAAACGACGAAGAGGTGCTGGATTCGTGGACAGGAATTGTAAAAAAGATGGAAGTGCACCTCAATAATGCCTACGATCTTTATACTCAAGGGAAATCCAAAGAGGCGTATGACGAAGTGAACGTTGCCTACTTTAGGTTTTATGAATCTAAAGGGATGGAAAAGATAACGATGGGGTATCTTTCCGGTGCCCGTAAAACAACGGTGGAAAATGCGTTTTATGAATATCGTCGAAATGTCTACAGCGATAAAGACAGCGAGATGGTAAAAGCGCATAAAGATAAGCTTATTGCAATGCTTTACCATGATGCAGCCGAGCTTGACGGCACGTTGGACGAAAGCGGCAGCGAGACTGCAAATACCGCTCAATCGGCAGTTGTTGCAACGTTTATTTCCTGTTTTGTATTGGTACTCCGCGAAGGCTTGGAAGCAATCCTTGTTATCGCCGCTATTATCGCCTATCTTGTAAAAACGGGAAAAAAGAAATATATCATGTCGGTATATGTCGGTGCGTTGGGCGGTATCTTGGTTAGTATTCTGCTGGCCTTTTTGTTCGGCGCTGTTGCCGGTGCTCAGAGCGGCATCGCTCAGGAAGTTTTTGAAGGCATCGGTATGTTTGTCGCAGTTATCGTGTTGTTCTATGTCAGTAACTGGATGCTTTCAAAGTCCGAAACCGAAGCATGGGAACGGTACATTCATAAGAAGGTTGAAGCATCGGTTTCTACCGGAAATAAATGGGTCTTAATTTTCGCGGCCTTTATTGCAGTTGCGCGTGAAGGCGCCGAGCTTATTCTCTTTTTCCAGGGTGTTCCCATTCATGGAACGAGCGGCCGGAATGCAATGATCTTGGCGATTGTGCTATCAGCGGTTGTTTTGATTGCGGTGTTCCTAGTATTTAGGTTCTTAACCGTGCGTCTTCCGCTTAAACCTTTCTTCTTGGTTACCAGCGTATTGATGTATGCGATGTGCTTTTCGTTTACCGGAAAAGGTGTGTCGGAACTGCAAGCTGCCGGTGTTGTCAATAAGACCGTTATTCCGTGGATGGGCTTTGAAATGGACTTCCTCGGTATTTATGCAACGTATGAAAGTCTCATTCCGCAGATTATCGTACTTGCGGTGATTATCATAATGTCTGTTGTATATGCAAAAAAGAATAAACAACAGCGTGCTCAAATTGAAGCTGAAAAGGCGAAGATTGGGCAAAAGTAA
- a CDS encoding MBL fold hydrolase, which produces MKIYPHYSSQGTVNSYLVGNEVSKEALIIDPGKITGEVIAHIEKNGYTLTGVCITHNHIRHYGYGLPTLLKIYNPRIYAADQALVGKHGKMLRGDCTLSIAGFSVECLSVPGHSPDSYLFKIDNCIFTGDSLSAGVPGTTLHSFAAKTLAEQLEKKLFVYDDSFLLFPGHGPPTTIGAERPV; this is translated from the coding sequence ATGAAGATATATCCCCACTATTCATCGCAAGGCACCGTAAACAGCTATCTTGTCGGAAACGAGGTGAGCAAAGAGGCATTGATTATCGATCCGGGAAAGATAACCGGTGAGGTAATCGCGCATATCGAAAAAAACGGGTATACGCTTACCGGTGTATGCATTACGCATAATCATATCCGTCATTACGGGTACGGGCTTCCGACGCTGCTAAAAATTTATAACCCGCGCATCTATGCAGCCGATCAAGCGCTTGTCGGTAAACATGGGAAAATGCTGCGGGGGGATTGCACGCTTTCAATTGCAGGGTTTTCCGTTGAATGCTTGTCGGTGCCCGGTCATTCGCCTGATTCTTATTTATTTAAAATAGATAATTGCATTTTTACCGGCGACAGTCTTTCCGCAGGAGTCCCCGGTACTACGCTGCACAGTTTTGCAGCCAAAACGCTTGCCGAGCAGCTTGAAAAGAAGCTGTTTGTCTATGATGATTCGTTCCTTCTTTTTCCCGGGCATGGTCCGCCGACTACTATCGGAGCTGAACGGCCGGTTTGA
- a CDS encoding iron transporter gives MKKTVSFLFALIAIAFVLASCEKPAQKQEMAKPAAEQKAAAPAPTEEEAAGFDEFPIGDEQDVGPLHIGGVYFQPVDMEPAGNSLSKNEADCHIEADIHANDEGKALGYGVGDFVPYLHVKAYVQKQGSSKVQEVAFMPMNADDGPHYGANMKFEEGLGKYNVKFEIKAPGNDYLLHVDKETGVTGRFWTEPLVVEWKDFEWKGPQW, from the coding sequence ATGAAGAAAACCGTATCTTTTCTTTTTGCACTGATTGCAATCGCTTTTGTGCTTGCATCATGTGAAAAACCTGCGCAAAAGCAGGAAATGGCAAAACCCGCTGCAGAACAAAAAGCTGCGGCTCCTGCACCGACTGAAGAAGAAGCTGCAGGTTTTGATGAGTTCCCAATCGGAGACGAACAGGATGTAGGCCCGCTCCACATCGGTGGCGTTTACTTCCAGCCGGTTGACATGGAACCTGCCGGAAACAGCCTTTCCAAGAACGAAGCTGACTGCCACATCGAAGCGGATATCCACGCAAATGATGAGGGTAAAGCGCTCGGTTACGGCGTAGGCGACTTTGTTCCGTATCTTCATGTTAAGGCTTATGTTCAAAAGCAAGGCTCGAGCAAAGTGCAGGAAGTTGCATTTATGCCGATGAATGCCGATGACGGCCCCCACTATGGTGCAAACATGAAGTTCGAAGAAGGTCTCGGCAAATACAATGTCAAATTCGAAATCAAAGCTCCGGGTAACGATTACCTGTTGCACGTTGACAAAGAAACCGGTGTTACCGGCCGTTTCTGGACGGAACCGCTCGTTGTCGAATGGAAAGATTTTGAATGGAAAGGACCTCAGTGGTAA
- a CDS encoding pentapeptide repeat-containing protein, with protein MFNMDKKLSYTDLTAALESGSDLNSMNFAGLTLSGVDFSGKRLTGCSFAHACFTNCSFIGTRIRMSFFDFARFEHCIFDKADIQFSCFAGSSFDDTVFTDAELLINNFTGIKTHKCGFKDSDLYASRFIRCSLHNTPFENCNIKKVSFLKNIYNDVSFKSSNTRVAHFDTEEFVR; from the coding sequence ATGTTCAACATGGATAAAAAACTGTCTTACACGGATTTGACTGCAGCGCTGGAGTCGGGTTCCGATCTTAACAGCATGAATTTTGCAGGGCTTACTCTGAGCGGTGTTGACTTTTCCGGGAAAAGGCTGACCGGCTGCTCGTTTGCTCATGCTTGTTTTACGAACTGCTCTTTTATCGGCACGCGTATCCGGATGTCTTTTTTTGACTTTGCCCGTTTTGAGCATTGCATATTCGATAAAGCCGATATTCAGTTTTCCTGCTTTGCGGGAAGCTCTTTTGACGATACCGTTTTTACCGATGCCGAATTGCTCATCAATAATTTTACCGGGATTAAAACGCATAAATGCGGCTTTAAGGATTCGGATTTATACGCTTCCCGTTTTATCCGGTGCTCGTTACATAATACGCCGTTTGAAAACTGCAATATCAAAAAAGTGTCTTTTTTAAAAAACATATATAATGACGTATCGTTTAAATCTTCCAATACGCGCGTCGCTCATTTTGATACTGAGGAATTTGTACGATGA